From Pseudarthrobacter equi, a single genomic window includes:
- a CDS encoding ArsR/SmtB family transcription factor, with amino-acid sequence MATPANLPHPTRADLDLPSVLFALSDPERLDVVRQLRSGPLDMADCSLRVPDMPKSTKSHLMKVLREAGVIRNEANGRGRRLTLRSEDLEARFPGLLPAVLDAPVQ; translated from the coding sequence GTGGCTACGCCGGCGAACCTCCCCCACCCCACCCGCGCGGATCTCGATCTGCCCAGCGTGCTCTTCGCATTGAGCGATCCTGAGCGGCTGGACGTCGTGCGCCAGCTCCGCTCCGGCCCGCTCGACATGGCTGACTGCTCGCTCAGGGTTCCGGACATGCCGAAGTCCACCAAATCACACCTCATGAAGGTCCTCCGCGAGGCCGGAGTCATCCGCAATGAGGCCAACGGCCGGGGCCGCCGCCTGACCCTCCGGTCCGAGGACCTGGAGGCCCGCTTCCCCGGACTGCTCCCCGCAGTCCTCGACGCACCGGTGCAGTAA
- a CDS encoding MFS transporter, whose protein sequence is MTHSPAARPHEARRRLGFVLVAAATAAMMAGASAPSPFYPTLQEQLHLLPVATTGIFAVYAVALLAALLVFGSLSDHLGRRPVISGAFILLAGSVTAFLLADSLPMLLVARVLQGIASGLLLTTLSAAIADLEAEDDPGSSAAWNTVAPLGGLALGALASGLLLDLMAEPRTLVFVSLSVIYIAFAALVWAAPETSPRAPGLAASLKPHLTLPPAARSGFVSGAPAVFAGWATGGLYLSLGAAIVHTTFGIREHLWQGMVITILAGVGAAAAAVLHRFGARTITIFGTTALALGTALSLLAIGLGSFGLFLAAVVVAGAGFGTAFMGVIRSISPLVEDHERAGTFASLFVVPYTAFGIPAVLAGLLAPVLSLPVTTYAYGGLVTVLATVAAISRARSKDAGQPGEAGGGNAGEARNEAERIGAGAASDAGH, encoded by the coding sequence GTGACGCACTCCCCCGCAGCCCGGCCCCATGAAGCACGCCGGCGGCTGGGCTTTGTCCTCGTCGCTGCTGCCACGGCAGCAATGATGGCCGGCGCCAGCGCCCCATCCCCCTTCTACCCCACCCTGCAGGAGCAGTTGCATCTGCTGCCGGTGGCTACCACGGGGATTTTTGCCGTCTACGCCGTTGCGCTGCTGGCGGCACTGCTGGTGTTCGGATCCCTTTCGGACCACCTGGGACGCAGGCCGGTCATCAGCGGCGCTTTCATCCTGCTCGCCGGCAGCGTCACGGCATTCCTCCTCGCGGACTCGCTGCCAATGCTCCTGGTGGCACGCGTCCTGCAGGGCATCGCCAGCGGCCTCCTGCTGACCACGCTTTCTGCGGCCATTGCGGATCTCGAAGCTGAGGACGACCCCGGCTCGAGCGCGGCCTGGAACACGGTGGCGCCACTGGGCGGCCTGGCGCTGGGCGCCCTGGCGTCCGGGCTGCTGCTGGATCTGATGGCTGAGCCGCGCACCCTGGTGTTCGTCTCGCTGTCGGTCATTTACATCGCTTTTGCCGCGCTGGTGTGGGCAGCACCGGAAACCTCGCCCCGCGCGCCAGGCCTGGCAGCATCACTGAAGCCGCACCTGACCCTGCCGCCGGCAGCCCGCAGCGGATTCGTCAGTGGTGCGCCGGCCGTGTTTGCCGGCTGGGCCACGGGCGGGCTGTACCTCTCGCTCGGCGCCGCGATTGTCCACACAACGTTCGGCATCCGGGAGCACCTGTGGCAGGGCATGGTGATCACCATCCTGGCCGGCGTCGGAGCCGCAGCGGCCGCAGTCCTGCACCGGTTCGGCGCCCGCACCATCACCATTTTCGGTACCACGGCCCTGGCGCTGGGGACCGCCCTGTCACTGCTGGCCATCGGGCTGGGCTCATTCGGCCTGTTCCTGGCCGCCGTAGTGGTGGCCGGAGCGGGATTCGGGACAGCCTTCATGGGCGTCATCCGGTCCATCAGCCCCCTGGTTGAGGACCACGAACGTGCCGGCACCTTCGCGTCGCTCTTCGTGGTGCCCTACACGGCTTTCGGTATTCCCGCCGTGCTGGCCGGCCTGCTGGCACCTGTCCTGTCACTCCCGGTGACCACCTACGCCTACGGTGGCCTGGTAACGGTGCTGGCCACTGTGGCAGCGATCAGCCGGGCCCGCAGCAAGGACGCTGGACAGCCCGGCGAAGCGGGAGGCGGCAACGCCGGAGAGGCCCGGAACGAGGCAGAGCGCATCGGCGCCGGAGCGGCTTCGGACGCCGGGCATTAG
- a CDS encoding MMPL family transporter, with translation MKHQTAAKERVPFWLRWLIPVILVLTWLGLAGIGGPTFGRLEEVSSNDQASFLPASAEATEAQDWQAKFRDSDEVPGVIVIENTEAFTPAQLGEVAGLRTTLEELKLGSAVIGPIPSADGKAVQFIAPIGGSVEVKEAVKELRDTVAEAAPQGMQTYVTGPAGLAADLTAAFGGIDGILLLVALSAVFVILLIVYRSLLLPIMVLLTSVFALCAAILLVFGMAKAGWIQLNGQSQGILSILVIGAATDYALLFVARFREALTHTTNRTKAVITAWKASFEPILASGATVIIALLCLLFSDLNSNKALGPVAAAGILCSLFAALTLLPALMALLGRAAFWPFRPKLVPAEEREPELVTGLEGQKGLWRATGSVVSRRPRTIWIGSVLLLLVASAGVLQLKANGVPQTDVILTASNAVDGQDALSRHFDAGSGSPAVVVADQSKAQEVLDAVKAAGGVGDAYLLAQGSVPITGAPGAPSEPDVREGKVLINATLNSAADSLEAEEAVKALRTDVKAVDSGALVGGVTATALDTNTTAQRDLVIIIPVVLVVILFILMLLLRSIVAPVLLVLSVVLSYAAAMGVSALVFNNLLGFPGADATVPLFGFVFLVALGVDYNIFLMSRVREESIKHGTRPGILRGLGVTGGVITSAGVVLAATFAALGVIPIMFLVQLAFIVAFGVLLDTVLVRSLLVPALAYDLGPKIWWPGKLARAGASAEDKPREPGVEPLEEVSSR, from the coding sequence CCGTGACTCGGACGAGGTTCCCGGGGTGATCGTCATCGAGAACACCGAGGCCTTCACTCCCGCCCAGCTCGGCGAAGTTGCCGGGCTCCGGACAACCCTGGAGGAACTGAAACTGGGCAGCGCAGTGATTGGCCCCATCCCGTCCGCGGATGGCAAGGCCGTGCAGTTCATCGCCCCCATAGGTGGCTCCGTGGAGGTCAAGGAGGCCGTCAAGGAGTTGCGGGACACCGTGGCGGAGGCGGCGCCCCAGGGCATGCAGACCTACGTCACCGGTCCTGCGGGCCTGGCAGCGGACCTGACGGCGGCGTTCGGCGGGATCGACGGCATCCTCCTGCTGGTGGCCCTGTCCGCCGTGTTCGTGATCCTGCTGATCGTGTACCGGTCCCTGCTGCTGCCCATCATGGTCCTGCTGACATCCGTCTTTGCCCTCTGCGCAGCCATCCTGCTGGTGTTCGGCATGGCAAAAGCGGGCTGGATCCAGCTGAACGGCCAAAGCCAGGGCATCCTGTCCATCCTGGTGATCGGCGCGGCAACGGACTATGCCCTGCTGTTCGTGGCCCGCTTCCGTGAGGCGCTCACCCACACCACCAACCGGACCAAGGCGGTGATCACTGCGTGGAAGGCCTCCTTCGAGCCCATCCTGGCCTCCGGCGCCACGGTAATCATCGCGCTGCTGTGCCTGCTGTTCTCCGACCTCAACTCCAACAAGGCCCTCGGCCCGGTGGCCGCGGCGGGCATCCTCTGCTCGCTGTTCGCCGCGCTGACCCTCCTGCCCGCCCTCATGGCTCTGCTGGGCCGTGCCGCGTTCTGGCCTTTCCGGCCCAAGCTGGTGCCCGCCGAGGAGCGCGAGCCCGAGCTGGTGACCGGGCTCGAGGGCCAGAAGGGGCTGTGGCGCGCCACCGGTTCGGTGGTGTCCCGCCGCCCGCGGACTATCTGGATTGGCTCCGTCCTGCTCCTGCTGGTCGCCTCTGCCGGCGTCCTGCAGCTGAAGGCCAATGGGGTGCCCCAGACCGACGTGATCCTCACGGCCTCCAACGCCGTGGACGGCCAGGATGCGCTGTCGCGCCACTTCGACGCCGGCAGCGGCAGCCCCGCCGTCGTGGTTGCGGACCAGTCCAAGGCGCAGGAAGTCCTGGACGCGGTCAAGGCGGCCGGCGGCGTGGGCGACGCCTATCTGTTGGCCCAGGGCAGTGTTCCCATCACCGGAGCCCCCGGCGCGCCCAGCGAGCCGGACGTCCGCGAGGGCAAGGTCCTCATCAACGCCACCCTGAACTCCGCCGCGGACTCCCTCGAGGCAGAAGAAGCCGTCAAAGCGCTCCGGACTGACGTGAAGGCTGTTGACTCCGGTGCCCTGGTGGGTGGCGTGACGGCCACTGCGCTGGACACCAACACCACCGCCCAGCGTGACCTGGTGATCATCATCCCCGTGGTCCTGGTGGTCATCCTCTTCATCCTGATGCTGCTGCTGCGCTCCATCGTGGCGCCGGTCCTGCTGGTGCTCTCCGTGGTGCTGTCCTACGCCGCCGCCATGGGTGTCTCCGCGCTGGTGTTCAACAACCTCCTGGGCTTCCCGGGCGCAGATGCCACCGTCCCGCTGTTCGGGTTCGTCTTCCTGGTGGCCCTGGGCGTGGACTACAACATCTTCCTGATGAGCCGGGTCCGGGAAGAATCCATCAAGCACGGAACACGGCCCGGCATCCTCCGCGGCCTCGGCGTCACCGGCGGCGTCATCACCTCCGCCGGCGTGGTCCTGGCGGCAACCTTCGCTGCCCTGGGCGTCATCCCCATCATGTTCCTGGTGCAACTGGCCTTCATCGTGGCCTTCGGTGTGCTGCTGGATACCGTGCTGGTGCGCTCGCTGCTGGTGCCAGCCCTGGCGTACGACCTCGGCCCGAAGATCTGGTGGCCCGGCAAGCTCGCCCGGGCCGGCGCCTCTGCTGAGGACAAGCCGCGGGAGCCCGGCGTCGAACCCCTCGAGGAGGTCTCCAGCCGCTGA